The region ATTACGCCGATATGCTTCTGCTCGTCACTTCGGATGATGATCGGCTCTTTGCATCCATCAGCGACCGGGAAGAAGAGCGGCTCGATGCCCTTAAAAAACTCGATGACGCATCCCCCTGGAAACGGGTGCTTCTGGCTGAGGTGCGGCTCCACTGGGCGTTCGCCAAATTGAAGTTTGGAAAGGAGATGAGCGCGAGTTGGGATGTCATTCGGGCTTATAAATTACTGGCGGAGAACCAGAAACGATTTCCTGCCTTCGTACCTACTTACAAATCGCTGGGAACACTTCATGTCATGATTGGTTCTGTGCCAGATAGTTACAGCTGGGTAGCAAGTCTGCTGGGTTTACATGGAAACATTCAGCAGGGGCAACAGGAACTTCAACGCGCCCGGCAAGACCCAATCTTTGGGCTCGAAGCCCGGCTGATTGACCTGATGGTACGAGCTTATGTCCTGACGTTTTCTGACGCGGACGGGCAAAGCGTACAGCAGTTGGTCAGCGCCCATCCCGATAACCTACTGCTGCATTTCTTTGGAGCAACTATTGAACAAAAGAACGGCCACGGTGAACAGGCGCTTACGTACCTGTCTACCCGGCCGAGTGGTAAAAATTATCTACCCTTACCCGTTGTCGAAAATATTCTGGGCGACATCTACCTGCAAAAGGGTGAATACAACACAGCAACAACCCATTTTCAGCAGTTTCTGGCCACCTATAAAGGCCGTAATTTTCTGAAAGACTCGTACTATAAACTCTTTCTATGCCGCTGGCTGGCGAACAAACCCGATCCTGACTCACGCCCCTTCTTGCAGAACGTAATTACTGTTGGTCGAACAACGGTGGAGTCGGATAAGGCTGCGCAAAAGTTTGCTGAGTCGTATTTAGCCAAAGGCGTCTCAGCAAACCAGAAAGTACTGATGCGGGCACGGCTGGCTTCCGATGGTGGTTTTACGGATAGTGCGCTAGCTTACCTGCGCCCATATTCGGAAGCAAAATTTTCAACCATCACCGAGAAAGCCGAATACACATACCGCATGGGCCGTATTTTTCAACGCCGGCATGAGCCGGAT is a window of Spirosoma linguale DSM 74 DNA encoding:
- a CDS encoding TPR repeat-containing protein (PFAM: TPR repeat-containing protein~SMART: Tetratricopeptide repeat~KEGG: hypothetical protein), which translates into the protein MPTFICRFTVVAAFFLLLNPFVARAQDFVWTPGLQRAYSELQKLAVQPAQHILAAESAQNGVRIFVDDYADMLLLVTSDDDRLFASISDREEERLDALKKLDDASPWKRVLLAEVRLHWAFAKLKFGKEMSASWDVIRAYKLLAENQKRFPAFVPTYKSLGTLHVMIGSVPDSYSWVASLLGLHGNIQQGQQELQRARQDPIFGLEARLIDLMVRAYVLTFSDADGQSVQQLVSAHPDNLLLHFFGATIEQKNGHGEQALTYLSTRPSGKNYLPLPVVENILGDIYLQKGEYNTATTHFQQFLATYKGRNFLKDSYYKLFLCRWLANKPDPDSRPFLQNVITVGRTTVESDKAAQKFAESYLAKGVSANQKVLMRARLASDGGFTDSALAYLRPYSEAKFSTITEKAEYTYRMGRIFQRRHEPDAAIPWLTRALALSEPDQLSFGATAALQLGYIYQQKNDRTRARSFFQKALSFKRHEYKNSVDNKARAGLSGL